From the Chitinophaga lutea genome, one window contains:
- a CDS encoding arginase family protein: MSFQRRHIQILSAPSILGLRHSGVELLAQSLLQAGLAEQLNDQLPVIHVPTLNDRYNPKRDPVTQCLNPGTLREFSLQLGAAVDETVQRNRFVLVLGGDCSILLGILSALQPYGPNGLIFIDAHADFYSPETSVTGETADMDLALVTGHGPSILTDINGREPYIQEKNVIHIGQRDEEETILYGSPDIRETAIRRFPLQTIREQGMTAVTTQVLGQIDASPLKNYWIHFDMDVLSDELNPAVDYRLPGGLRFDEVEHLLRQLLLTGKITGMSITVFNPQLDEHGLIAAAITESLGRAFP, translated from the coding sequence ATGTCGTTCCAACGCCGTCATATACAGATACTCTCGGCGCCGTCTATACTGGGATTGCGCCATTCGGGAGTAGAACTGCTGGCCCAAAGCCTGCTGCAGGCGGGGCTGGCGGAACAGCTGAACGACCAGTTGCCCGTCATACATGTCCCCACACTCAACGACCGGTACAACCCCAAAAGAGATCCGGTCACCCAATGCCTGAATCCCGGCACGCTCCGCGAGTTCTCCTTGCAGTTGGGAGCGGCTGTTGATGAAACGGTACAAAGAAACCGGTTTGTGCTTGTTTTAGGCGGCGATTGCAGTATCCTGCTGGGCATCCTGAGCGCCCTGCAGCCATACGGTCCTAACGGCCTCATTTTCATCGACGCGCATGCCGATTTCTACAGCCCGGAAACTTCCGTAACAGGCGAGACGGCTGATATGGACCTCGCGCTGGTCACCGGCCACGGCCCCTCCATTCTGACAGATATCAACGGCAGGGAACCGTATATACAGGAAAAAAACGTCATCCACATCGGCCAGCGCGACGAAGAAGAAACCATACTTTACGGTTCCCCGGACATCCGCGAAACAGCCATCCGCCGCTTCCCGCTCCAAACCATCCGCGAGCAGGGCATGACGGCCGTGACCACGCAGGTGCTCGGGCAGATAGATGCATCGCCCCTCAAAAACTACTGGATACATTTCGATATGGATGTACTGTCCGATGAATTGAACCCCGCTGTAGACTACCGGTTGCCGGGAGGGCTGCGGTTTGATGAGGTGGAGCATCTCCTCCGGCAATTGCTGCTCACCGGAAAAATCACCGGCATGAGCATCACCGTTTTCAATCCCCAGCTCGACGAGCACGGGCTCATTGCCGCGGCCATAACGGAAAGCCTCGGCCGTGCTTTCCCCTGA
- a CDS encoding SOS response-associated peptidase, which translates to MCYSFSADFPELGRDPMAGRTFSLEDHPELLEPVIDGLNFPQVNVLAKTEGKDDYEVTAQHWGFLPGYISNATAAAQMRKGYKDVSGQFVMPNPLLNARGEELLLPRKIFRGAALEKRVLVPANGFYEWMHHYPMGKKGQRLKTHISIPHFIYMREQPVFYLAGISRTWTDQETGEMTDTFSIVTTDANELLSKIHNSKKRMPVILPPALAEEWLMHTNMSEERIRELAVHQQRSEMMDAYTIGKDFKASPAPKTKVAYRELEEDTNGTPLTLF; encoded by the coding sequence ATGTGCTATAGTTTCAGTGCCGACTTTCCCGAACTGGGCCGCGACCCCATGGCCGGCAGAACTTTCTCCCTCGAAGATCATCCCGAATTGCTGGAGCCGGTGATCGACGGGCTCAATTTCCCGCAGGTGAATGTACTCGCCAAAACCGAAGGCAAAGACGATTACGAAGTGACCGCCCAGCACTGGGGCTTTTTACCCGGCTATATCAGCAACGCCACCGCCGCCGCACAAATGCGGAAAGGCTATAAGGACGTGTCGGGACAGTTCGTAATGCCCAACCCGTTGCTGAACGCCAGGGGAGAGGAACTATTGCTGCCCCGGAAGATATTCCGCGGCGCGGCACTCGAAAAACGGGTACTGGTGCCTGCCAACGGTTTCTACGAATGGATGCATCATTACCCGATGGGAAAAAAAGGGCAGCGCCTGAAAACACATATTTCCATCCCGCATTTCATCTACATGCGGGAGCAGCCGGTGTTCTACCTGGCCGGTATCAGCAGAACGTGGACGGATCAGGAAACGGGAGAGATGACCGATACCTTTTCCATCGTCACCACGGACGCCAACGAGCTGTTATCGAAAATCCACAACAGCAAAAAACGCATGCCCGTTATCCTTCCGCCGGCACTGGCCGAGGAATGGCTGATGCATACGAACATGAGCGAAGAACGCATCCGCGAGCTCGCCGTTCACCAGCAGCGGAGCGAGATGATGGATGCCTATACGATCGGGAAGGATTTTAAAGCCTCGCCGGCGCCTAAAACCAAAGTGGCTTACCGGGAGCTGGAAGAAGATACCAACGGCACGCCCTTGACATTGTTTTAA
- a CDS encoding winged helix-turn-helix transcriptional regulator codes for MITLRDKTYTCPIDVSLSFVNGKWKILILGHLHQFEKSSYSHLRENLPGVSEKMLAQQLKELEGDGLLMKNVLSAKPYRVEYTLTERGRSLAPLTAFLSEWGIDYLKENGIDYLKDQHLYK; via the coding sequence ATGATCACGCTCCGCGATAAAACATATACCTGTCCCATCGATGTGTCCCTGTCGTTTGTAAACGGCAAATGGAAAATACTGATACTGGGTCACCTGCATCAGTTTGAAAAAAGCAGTTACAGTCACCTGCGCGAAAACCTGCCGGGCGTGTCGGAGAAGATGCTGGCGCAGCAGCTGAAGGAACTGGAAGGGGATGGGCTGCTGATGAAAAACGTTCTGTCGGCCAAACCCTACCGCGTGGAATACACCCTCACGGAACGCGGCCGTTCCCTTGCGCCGCTCACGGCATTCCTGAGCGAATGGGGCATTGATTACCTGAAAGAAAACGGGATCGACTACCTGAAAGATCAGCACCTGTACAAATAA
- a CDS encoding dihydroorotase, protein MQILIKSAKIIAPLSPLHGQTQDIFIQNGVITNIADNIAAADGAKVITGNNLHVSSGWMDVFAQFCDPGQEYKEDLSSGANAAAKGGFTTVMIVPNTQPALHTKTQIEYVLSKTRYGAVTVLPIGAISKNLEGTSLAEMYEMRQTGAIAFSDGLKPVQASGIMLKALQYVKAFNGTVIQLPDDTSISGHGLMHEGIFSTQLGMPGKPAIAEEIMIRRDLELAKYTGSNIHFTAVSTRKSVELIAAAKADGIKVTCSVTPYHLLFTEADMVTYNSFLKVNPPLRSADDVQALKDAIKSGIVDCIATHHQPQDWDAKQVEFEYAKNGMTGLESCFGALRKALPDVPLDRLITMLTTSPRAIFGLPETAIAKDAIADLTCFEPDEKYTFTDQHIGSKSRNTPFLGMELTGKAKAIVHNKLLFENH, encoded by the coding sequence ATGCAGATTTTAATCAAAAGCGCAAAAATCATCGCTCCTCTCTCCCCTTTGCACGGGCAAACTCAGGATATCTTCATTCAGAACGGCGTCATCACCAATATTGCAGACAATATTGCTGCTGCGGACGGCGCCAAAGTGATCACCGGCAATAACCTGCACGTTTCCTCCGGGTGGATGGACGTTTTTGCACAATTCTGCGATCCGGGCCAGGAATACAAGGAAGATCTCAGCTCCGGCGCCAACGCCGCAGCCAAAGGCGGCTTCACCACCGTCATGATCGTCCCCAACACCCAGCCTGCCCTCCACACCAAAACCCAGATCGAATACGTGCTGAGCAAAACCCGCTACGGAGCCGTTACCGTGCTCCCCATCGGCGCCATCAGCAAAAACCTGGAAGGCACCTCCCTGGCGGAAATGTACGAAATGCGCCAAACGGGCGCCATCGCCTTCTCCGACGGCCTCAAACCGGTACAGGCCTCAGGCATCATGCTCAAAGCCCTCCAGTACGTGAAAGCCTTCAACGGCACCGTTATACAGCTGCCGGACGATACCAGCATTTCCGGCCACGGCCTCATGCACGAAGGCATCTTCTCCACCCAGCTGGGCATGCCGGGCAAACCGGCCATCGCGGAGGAGATCATGATCCGCCGCGACCTGGAACTGGCGAAATACACCGGCTCCAATATCCACTTCACCGCCGTCAGCACCCGCAAAAGCGTGGAGCTCATCGCCGCGGCCAAAGCGGACGGCATCAAGGTAACCTGCTCGGTGACACCCTACCACCTGCTGTTTACGGAAGCGGATATGGTCACCTACAACAGTTTCCTGAAGGTGAACCCGCCCCTCCGCTCGGCAGACGACGTGCAGGCGCTGAAAGACGCCATCAAATCCGGTATCGTGGACTGCATCGCCACGCACCACCAGCCGCAGGACTGGGACGCCAAACAGGTGGAGTTCGAATACGCCAAAAACGGCATGACCGGCCTCGAAAGCTGCTTCGGCGCACTGCGCAAAGCGCTGCCGGACGTTCCGCTGGACAGGCTCATCACCATGCTCACCACTTCCCCCCGCGCCATCTTCGGCCTGCCGGAAACGGCCATCGCCAAAGACGCCATCGCGGACCTCACCTGCTTCGAACCCGACGAAAAATATACGTTCACCGATCAGCATATCGGTTCCAAAAGCCGCAATACACCCTTTCTGGGAATGGAACTCACAGGTAAAGCAAAAGCAATCGTTCACAACAAACTACTATTCGAAAATCACTAA
- a CDS encoding DUF4199 domain-containing protein, with protein sequence MKNKNHLPFALVGSLIIIVLAFIQYFAGISSQNGLFKWLPTLVLAGTIIWGCINYSKINDADVTFGEVFGNGFRITAIMTLIAIGFMLLFVTLFPDYKERLIEESMQAAASSGRGGSEEDTEKAMEMVRKNFMLFMIAGGLFMYLLIGVVSSLVGAAVAKKKKQ encoded by the coding sequence ATGAAGAACAAGAACCATTTACCTTTCGCCCTTGTCGGCTCCCTGATCATCATCGTCCTGGCGTTTATCCAGTATTTTGCGGGAATCTCTTCCCAGAACGGCCTGTTCAAATGGCTACCCACACTCGTTTTGGCGGGTACCATCATCTGGGGCTGCATCAACTACAGCAAAATCAACGACGCCGATGTGACCTTCGGCGAAGTGTTCGGCAACGGGTTCCGTATCACGGCCATCATGACGCTGATCGCCATCGGCTTCATGCTGCTGTTCGTTACGCTGTTCCCGGATTATAAAGAAAGACTGATCGAAGAATCCATGCAGGCGGCTGCCTCCAGTGGTCGCGGCGGCTCGGAGGAGGATACGGAAAAAGCGATGGAAATGGTCCGCAAGAACTTCATGCTTTTCATGATAGCCGGCGGCCTGTTCATGTACCTGCTGATCGGCGTGGTTTCTTCCCTCGTTGGTGCAGCCGTAGCAAAAAAGAAAAAACAATAA
- a CDS encoding YdeI/OmpD-associated family protein: MQTPLCNKKYQLQKFPGKGGWTYAHIPEASNGKRKISVFTKVSGTIDDYAITNATLMSMGERRYFIPVNAAIRKQIGKEAGDWVKIVLHIQEAGAPVAADEFTTCLKDEPAAWEHYKTFSKTEQQAWIRWVNEPAEEKTRVERIADAVTKIAKGKKFS, encoded by the coding sequence ATGCAAACTCCCCTCTGCAACAAAAAATACCAATTACAGAAATTCCCCGGCAAAGGCGGCTGGACGTACGCCCACATCCCGGAAGCCAGCAACGGCAAACGGAAAATATCCGTCTTCACCAAAGTATCGGGCACCATCGACGATTATGCCATCACCAACGCCACCCTCATGTCGATGGGCGAGCGCCGCTATTTTATCCCCGTCAACGCCGCCATCCGCAAACAGATCGGCAAAGAGGCGGGCGACTGGGTGAAGATCGTGCTGCATATCCAGGAAGCCGGCGCACCGGTGGCGGCGGATGAATTTACCACCTGTCTCAAAGACGAGCCCGCGGCCTGGGAGCATTACAAAACCTTCTCCAAAACCGAACAACAGGCCTGGATACGCTGGGTAAACGAGCCGGCGGAAGAAAAAACACGCGTGGAGCGCATCGCCGACGCCGTGACTAAAATTGCGAAGGGGAAGAAATTTTCCTGA
- a CDS encoding DUF1835 domain-containing protein: MHIVFGQASAANLKAAFELDPNLDGEMMCFDDDLSVGPLFILDTPDGRRARKEWWTTMQAAGPAAAGTQVALDVEQEPAAETVATVVEDVDPVRALKARLREEEELTIWIWAGQNAADVCGYYWLISQLDRFSGRIHLIYLNNLPFLNEKNAVFYPTHLHQILPKEFLKAKKLAREVSLAEFELDGDEWRRLMNENAGVRLLEGGKKIRGEAAGFYDKDLLQPLTQEFQKANKVIGQVTGKFKYPVMDQYLNWRLKEMVREGKIEARGELKTMKDYEVKLPGGNAPEGEVAE; this comes from the coding sequence TTGCATATCGTATTTGGCCAGGCGTCCGCCGCCAACCTGAAGGCCGCTTTTGAGCTGGACCCGAACCTGGACGGCGAGATGATGTGTTTTGACGACGATTTATCGGTAGGCCCGTTGTTTATACTGGACACGCCGGACGGCCGCAGGGCGCGCAAGGAGTGGTGGACAACCATGCAGGCCGCCGGACCCGCCGCGGCCGGCACACAGGTGGCGCTGGACGTTGAACAGGAGCCCGCCGCGGAAACGGTGGCTACCGTGGTGGAAGACGTAGACCCCGTGCGCGCGCTGAAAGCACGCCTGCGCGAGGAAGAAGAACTGACGATATGGATCTGGGCAGGCCAGAACGCCGCGGATGTTTGCGGGTATTACTGGCTTATCAGCCAGCTGGACCGTTTCTCCGGCCGCATTCATCTCATCTACCTGAACAACCTGCCTTTCCTGAACGAAAAGAACGCGGTGTTTTATCCCACGCACCTGCACCAGATATTACCGAAAGAATTCCTGAAGGCCAAAAAACTGGCGCGGGAAGTATCGCTGGCGGAGTTTGAACTGGACGGCGACGAATGGCGCCGCCTCATGAATGAAAACGCCGGTGTAAGGCTGCTGGAAGGCGGCAAAAAGATACGCGGCGAAGCAGCCGGTTTTTATGATAAAGACCTGTTGCAGCCCCTTACGCAGGAGTTCCAGAAAGCGAACAAGGTGATTGGCCAGGTAACCGGGAAATTCAAATACCCGGTGATGGACCAGTACCTGAACTGGCGCCTGAAGGAAATGGTGCGCGAAGGGAAAATCGAAGCCCGCGGCGAACTGAAAACCATGAAAGATTACGAGGTGAAACTGCCCGGCGGGAATGCTCCCGAAGGAGAAGTAGCCGAATAA
- a CDS encoding glycosyltransferase family 2 protein — MQNLDISVVVPLKNEEESLPELAAWIARVMEENNFSYEVWMVDDGSTDESWKVIRRLAAENRCIKGIKFQRNYGKSAALNEGFRKAQGRVIITMDADLQDSPDEIPGLYSMIVNDGYDLVSGWKKVRYDNTLTKNIPSKLFNWATVKMSGIKLHDFNCGLKSYRKKVVKTIEVYGEMHRYIPVIAKWSGFRKIGEKVVEHRKRKYGTTKFGLERFLNGFLDLASITFVGRFGKRPMHFFGALGTLFFIFGFLIAGYLTFAKFFFMQYKMTERPIFYLALLLLIIGSQLFLTGFLAEMVGRNAPERNAYLVEETLENT, encoded by the coding sequence ATGCAGAATCTCGATATATCCGTAGTTGTTCCTTTAAAAAACGAAGAAGAGTCGCTGCCGGAGCTGGCCGCCTGGATTGCGCGCGTGATGGAAGAAAATAACTTCTCTTACGAAGTGTGGATGGTGGACGACGGCAGCACCGACGAATCGTGGAAGGTCATCCGGCGCCTCGCCGCTGAAAACCGCTGCATCAAAGGCATCAAATTCCAGCGCAACTACGGCAAATCCGCCGCCCTCAACGAAGGCTTCCGCAAAGCGCAGGGCCGCGTGATCATTACCATGGACGCGGATTTGCAGGATAGTCCCGACGAAATCCCCGGCCTTTACAGTATGATCGTCAACGACGGTTACGACCTCGTGAGCGGCTGGAAAAAAGTGCGGTACGACAATACCCTCACCAAAAACATTCCCTCCAAGCTCTTCAACTGGGCGACGGTGAAAATGAGCGGCATCAAGCTGCACGACTTCAACTGCGGCCTCAAATCGTACCGCAAGAAGGTGGTGAAAACCATCGAGGTCTACGGCGAAATGCACCGCTACATCCCCGTCATCGCCAAATGGAGCGGTTTCCGCAAGATCGGTGAAAAAGTGGTGGAGCACCGCAAACGCAAATACGGTACCACCAAGTTCGGGCTCGAACGTTTTCTGAACGGATTCCTCGACCTGGCCTCCATCACCTTTGTAGGCCGCTTCGGCAAACGCCCCATGCACTTCTTCGGGGCGCTGGGCACCCTGTTTTTTATATTCGGTTTCCTGATCGCGGGGTACCTCACCTTCGCGAAATTCTTTTTCATGCAATATAAAATGACGGAACGCCCGATCTTTTACCTCGCCCTGTTGTTGCTCATCATCGGCTCGCAGCTGTTCCTCACCGGCTTCCTCGCGGAAATGGTAGGCCGCAACGCGCCGGAACGGAACGCATACCTGGTGGAAGAAACGCTGGAAAATACATGA
- a CDS encoding glycosyltransferase → MIRNQKIIILGPAHPLRGGLAAFNERLAEQLTAQGNDVEIHTFSFQYPAFMFPGKTQYATGPAPANLRIKRSVHSMNPLNWFRTGRAIAKQRPDIVIVAFWLPLMAPSLGTIAKMIRKNGHSRIIGLVHNLIPHEKRPGDVPFTRYFVRQCDAFITLSREVENDLKQFTKAPVAFAPHPVYDSFGDPVPQETARKHLGLHPQHRYLLFFGFIRAYKGLDLLLEAFADPRLQAMDNLHLLVAGEFYEDKKKYEPLLTPRVQLIEDFIPNEEVKYYFSAADLVVQPYRTATQSGISQMAYHFEKPMLVTNVGGLPEIVPDGKAGYVTEPSPKAIADGILRFLDQPSGVFSNFIREQKQLYSWDHFTDTLGSLTQ, encoded by the coding sequence ATGATCCGCAACCAGAAAATAATTATCCTCGGTCCGGCCCACCCCTTGCGGGGCGGGCTGGCCGCTTTTAACGAGCGCCTGGCGGAACAGCTCACCGCACAGGGGAACGACGTGGAAATACACACCTTTTCGTTCCAGTATCCCGCGTTCATGTTCCCGGGCAAAACGCAGTACGCCACTGGCCCGGCCCCGGCAAATCTCCGCATCAAACGGAGCGTGCATTCCATGAACCCGCTCAACTGGTTCCGCACCGGCCGCGCCATCGCGAAGCAGCGCCCGGATATCGTGATCGTGGCGTTCTGGCTGCCGCTCATGGCCCCCAGCCTGGGCACCATCGCGAAAATGATCCGCAAAAACGGGCATTCCCGCATCATCGGGCTGGTACACAACCTCATCCCCCATGAAAAACGGCCGGGCGACGTGCCTTTTACCCGGTATTTCGTGCGGCAGTGCGATGCCTTCATCACCCTCAGCCGCGAAGTGGAAAACGACCTGAAACAGTTCACCAAAGCGCCGGTAGCCTTCGCCCCGCACCCGGTGTACGACAGCTTCGGCGACCCCGTGCCGCAGGAAACCGCCAGGAAACACCTGGGCCTCCACCCACAGCACCGCTACCTGCTGTTTTTCGGCTTCATCCGCGCCTACAAGGGGCTCGACCTGCTGCTGGAAGCCTTCGCAGACCCGCGGCTGCAGGCCATGGACAACCTGCACCTGCTGGTGGCGGGCGAGTTTTATGAAGACAAAAAGAAATACGAGCCCCTCCTCACACCCCGCGTACAGCTGATCGAAGATTTTATCCCGAATGAGGAGGTGAAATATTATTTCTCGGCGGCGGACCTGGTGGTGCAACCCTACAGAACGGCCACCCAAAGCGGCATCTCACAGATGGCCTATCATTTTGAGAAACCCATGCTGGTCACCAACGTGGGCGGCCTGCCGGAAATTGTGCCGGACGGCAAAGCGGGCTATGTTACGGAACCTTCGCCCAAAGCCATTGCGGACGGCATTCTGCGTTTCCTGGACCAACCCTCCGGCGTTTTCAGTAACTTTATACGGGAGCAGAAACAACTGTACTCCTGGGATCACTTTACGGACACGCTCGGTTCTCTGACACAATAA
- a CDS encoding antibiotic biosynthesis monooxygenase family protein, whose translation MKTLAFMLMMLITHTAFAQKNNTMPDSRTHSVEIIRYKVPADKHKEFEEAYAAGGKHLQESPYCLFYEVVKGVEEPDRYIVRIHWTSKDDHEKGFRQSAPFRSFFNYVRPFFGNIEEMKHYEETGIGWRKGK comes from the coding sequence ATGAAAACGCTCGCTTTTATGCTGATGATGCTCATCACCCACACCGCATTCGCTCAAAAAAACAATACCATGCCAGACAGCAGGACGCACTCCGTAGAGATCATCCGGTACAAAGTACCCGCAGACAAACACAAAGAATTCGAAGAAGCCTATGCCGCCGGCGGCAAACATTTACAGGAATCGCCGTATTGCCTGTTCTATGAAGTAGTGAAGGGCGTGGAGGAACCCGACCGCTACATCGTGCGCATTCACTGGACGTCCAAAGACGATCATGAGAAAGGATTCCGGCAGAGCGCTCCGTTTCGCAGTTTCTTTAATTACGTGCGGCCGTTTTTTGGTAACATCGAGGAGATGAAGCATTATGAGGAAACGGGGATTGGGTGGAGGAAGGGGAAATAG
- a CDS encoding DNA gyrase/topoisomerase IV subunit A, with amino-acid sequence MSTINDESADESLHGMEHVDEKYKDWFLDYASYVILERAVPGVEDGLKPVQRRILHAMKEMDDGRFNKVANVIGQTMQYHPHGDQSISDAIVNLGQKDLLIETQGNWGDVRTGDDAAAARYIEARLSKFALDVAFNAKTTEWQLSYDGRKNEPLALPMKFPLLLAQGAEGIAVGLSTKILPHNFIELIDASIKYLRGKKFELYPDFMTGGMVDVTNYNDGRRGGKVRVRAHIEEKDKKTLIIRDVPYGVTTTALMDSIVKANDNGKIKIKKVVDSTAKDVEIEVQLAPGISPDITIDALYAFTDCEVSISPNACVIIDDKPRFIGAADLLRHATDFTKDLLKRELEIKLDELEAKWHYTSLEKIFFEKGIYKELEQKHKDWETVLVAIDKGFAPYKKQLRREILREDILKLTEKPVRRIYRLDINELTEQIKSIEADIKQVKHDLANLVDFAVQYYETLLKKYGKGRERKTEIKLFDTIQVQQVAIANTKLYVNRADGFIGTSLKKDEFVADCSDLDNIIVFRRDGVMLVTKVADKTFVGKDIIHVDVFRKGDERMIYNMIYVDGKTGYSLAKRFNVTGITRDKEYNLTKSDKGSKVHYFTANSNGEAEVVTVKLSPNCPAKKKEFDFYFETIPIKGRGSMGNVVTKYPIKSVKFKEAGASTLSGIKIWYDDTVGRLNTEQRGLYVGSFEGDDKILVFYKNGTYELTNYEITNRYESNDAVYIEKFSPEKLVTAIYFDADKKQFNVKRFKIETATLNNKFLFIKEGPNNYLELVTTQADPIVVLRTGKKRDPEEEEISLAEAYEVTGWKAVGTKIAGEDFVSVELVNEEEEEAPPEDEGNVQGELF; translated from the coding sequence ATGAGTACTATAAACGACGAATCAGCGGACGAGTCACTGCACGGGATGGAGCATGTGGATGAAAAGTACAAGGACTGGTTCCTGGACTATGCCTCTTACGTAATCCTGGAGCGTGCCGTTCCGGGCGTGGAAGACGGCCTTAAACCTGTACAGCGGCGTATTTTGCACGCCATGAAAGAAATGGACGACGGCCGTTTCAACAAGGTGGCCAATGTGATCGGGCAAACGATGCAGTACCACCCTCACGGTGATCAGTCCATCAGCGATGCGATCGTGAACCTGGGGCAGAAAGACCTCCTGATCGAAACCCAGGGTAACTGGGGCGATGTGCGCACAGGCGACGATGCGGCCGCCGCCCGTTACATCGAGGCGCGCCTTTCCAAGTTCGCACTGGACGTAGCCTTCAATGCCAAGACCACCGAATGGCAGCTCAGCTACGACGGCCGGAAAAACGAGCCCCTGGCGCTGCCCATGAAGTTCCCGCTGTTGCTGGCGCAAGGCGCCGAAGGGATTGCCGTAGGCCTCAGCACCAAAATATTACCGCATAATTTCATCGAACTGATAGACGCGTCCATCAAATACCTGCGCGGCAAGAAATTCGAACTGTACCCGGATTTCATGACCGGCGGCATGGTAGACGTGACCAACTATAACGACGGCCGCCGCGGCGGCAAAGTGAGGGTGCGCGCGCACATCGAGGAGAAAGACAAAAAGACGCTCATCATCCGCGACGTGCCGTACGGCGTGACCACCACGGCCCTGATGGACTCCATCGTAAAGGCTAATGATAACGGCAAGATCAAGATCAAGAAGGTGGTGGACAGCACGGCGAAAGACGTGGAAATCGAAGTGCAGCTGGCGCCCGGTATTTCCCCGGACATCACCATCGATGCGCTTTACGCTTTCACGGATTGCGAAGTGTCCATTTCCCCGAACGCCTGCGTGATCATCGACGACAAGCCGCGCTTCATCGGCGCTGCGGACCTGCTCCGGCATGCCACCGACTTTACCAAAGACCTGCTCAAACGCGAGCTGGAAATCAAACTGGACGAACTGGAAGCCAAATGGCATTACACCTCGCTGGAAAAGATCTTCTTCGAAAAAGGGATATACAAGGAACTGGAGCAAAAGCACAAAGACTGGGAAACCGTACTGGTAGCCATCGATAAAGGTTTTGCCCCTTACAAGAAACAACTCCGCCGCGAAATTCTCCGAGAAGACATCCTGAAACTCACGGAGAAACCGGTGCGCCGCATCTACCGCCTCGACATCAATGAACTTACCGAACAGATCAAGTCCATCGAGGCCGACATCAAACAGGTCAAACACGACCTCGCCAACCTCGTGGACTTCGCCGTGCAGTACTATGAAACCCTGCTGAAGAAATACGGCAAGGGCCGCGAGCGCAAAACGGAGATCAAGCTGTTCGACACCATCCAGGTGCAGCAGGTGGCCATCGCCAATACCAAACTGTATGTGAACCGGGCGGACGGCTTCATCGGCACTTCGCTGAAAAAAGACGAGTTCGTGGCCGACTGCTCCGACCTCGATAATATCATCGTATTCCGCCGCGACGGGGTGATGCTGGTGACCAAGGTGGCCGACAAAACCTTCGTGGGCAAGGACATCATCCATGTGGATGTGTTCCGCAAAGGCGACGAGCGCATGATCTACAACATGATTTACGTAGACGGTAAAACCGGCTACAGCCTGGCCAAACGCTTCAACGTAACCGGTATTACGCGCGACAAGGAGTACAACCTCACCAAAAGCGATAAAGGCTCCAAGGTGCATTATTTCACTGCCAACTCCAACGGTGAGGCCGAAGTGGTGACGGTGAAACTGAGCCCGAACTGTCCCGCTAAGAAAAAGGAATTCGACTTCTACTTTGAAACCATCCCCATCAAGGGCCGCGGCTCCATGGGCAACGTGGTGACAAAATATCCCATCAAATCCGTGAAGTTCAAGGAAGCCGGGGCATCCACCTTATCCGGTATCAAAATCTGGTACGACGATACGGTGGGCCGCCTCAACACCGAACAACGCGGTTTGTATGTAGGCTCGTTCGAAGGGGACGACAAGATCCTCGTGTTCTACAAAAACGGCACTTACGAGCTGACGAACTACGAGATCACGAACCGTTACGAATCGAACGACGCCGTGTATATTGAGAAGTTCAGCCCCGAGAAGCTGGTGACGGCTATTTATTTCGACGCGGACAAAAAACAGTTCAACGTCAAACGTTTCAAAATCGAGACGGCCACGCTGAACAACAAGTTCCTGTTCATCAAGGAAGGGCCGAACAACTACCTCGAACTGGTGACTACACAGGCAGACCCGATCGTGGTGCTGCGGACCGGCAAAAAGCGTGACCCTGAGGAAGAGGAGATCTCGCTGGCCGAAGCATATGAAGTGACCGGCTGGAAGGCCGTGGGCACGAAGATAGCCGGGGAAGACTTCGTCAGCGTGGAACTGGTGAATGAAGAGGAAGAAGAGGCGCCGCCGGAAGATGAAGGAAATGTTCAGGGAGAATTATTCTAA